One region of Salvelinus sp. IW2-2015 linkage group LG1, ASM291031v2, whole genome shotgun sequence genomic DNA includes:
- the perm1b gene encoding uncharacterized protein perm1b, whose product MDDLDHSVHIAERDWDSFYKESEECSLPQPELASSDDLVLSDEEPEDSVCPVFPALGNVQDDPRQQNAAPNTAIPSEPSVKEEATLREDFICTDLPVKICESGSEETQLNDPLSLTEEEGGALLDRVFDNSPHAQKESDSGYYGENRESGYFEENSLTTELVKETPGETAEQNTEETSRNQDVTKNLGSVPESSSNTCIAXSDPSGACDVSDIKGFDRELPREGGTGTLHDILTPLSLQPVPLPPQDLYPGQNISQZQLLCHTETAILCERHARVAPREEKERWFVTVNESPAPHRVHAATAVRKKRRKKKTCRNSVPRGHHTSEGPDPPPESESEIDIDVMEESNGQETMNEFSTQSCNKSKPLPDTHTLPNNFRREVHIEXPKINVSYSELPPLFSALSSSSSFSEEVNVSTESPLQRDDSTEALDPESSIEENKQENYSSAVGLKRSVDHPLSKLQHLLFALHRSESVYSNEEGELFYTTSTSYDSEEYVSATEMEDTNTPSSEIDSTLSASLSLQTHTANSQPLIQEDCLNCPLLSQREGYENTADQAYIESVRTCPSTGHSNSNPIMSEESSVPADSNPSPDSHMTNETPAHRVGKPLTVWEHSPQTNTSEDQPPLPLPEVTVTPTENPETSYNASDPTRPVYAISAFWDEMEKLTIKDILHLRVCRSPSPPKETLHPQESDSARVDVTVTDADMLNSSLTDIEEYYSQDSSLMDTSDTADSDYFTHNDDSPKPDRSSCEFSTFSDFDEEYMPFFGTSSIPSPELGNFERRRSESPCSGAISQEDETDSSTGLATPVDCEELAALSSSSENSIPNEDSISNTSLLPEATCLKRIRKSRSMLNIVQDLEVAQVETQLKDMHNAQALDVEKQLKDMCNXQAALEVDMQLKDVHNVQALVAEMQLKDVPIVQGLDIEMRPKDMCNAQTLEVEMELKDMLEEAEKSLFLNSCQDLDIAENPVLAVIDRISRMPFPILPNTDILDERYRITFPELYEYLFTEDVLSVYESLMSTSVAECCYEYSLSKYGAGVLFPPLVQQSLHGEGEPVPIFSCSRSAARDLRSPELEDFLFPQQDTYLESEEDDCSPIRVVTRSDIQAKEAASFSSSASAVPDGYPPNTHFYSQRGWTGNWKSLLSLRRIRFPGMGSTSSSWCWRSGAWMSPAVGQAQRALPXPITPSSQADTIVNEATRISPPPPEVIQLGHQIFRQLSEKQRRFKSLQTTVSVSKKDGILFSLKQSDMCLVCIAFASWVLRSADPMAADTWKAALLANVSAISAIQYLRRYVVKRREAGDLNDSTXDKA is encoded by the exons ATGGATGACTTAGACCACAGTGTGCACATAGCRGAGCGTGACTGGGACAGCTTCTATAAGGAGAGTGAGGAATGCTCCCTGCCACAGCCCGAGCTYGCAAGCTCAGACGACTTGGTCCTCAGTGATGAGGAACCAGAGGATTCTGTGTGTCCAGTGTTTCCGGCCTTAGGCAATGTCCAAGATGACCCCCGGCAGCAGAATGCAGCTCCAAACACTGCCATCCCATCTGAACCCAGTGTTAAGGAAGAGGCTACCCTCAGAGAGGATTTCATCTGTACAGACCTGCCTGTAAAGATTTGTGAGAGTGGCTCTGAAGAAACACAACTAAATGATCCATTGAGCTTAACTGAGGAAGAGGGTGGTGCTCTCTTGGACAGGGTCTTTGACAACTCCCCCCATGCACAGAAAGAATCAGATTCTGGCTACTATGGAGAAAACAGAGAatctggctactttgaagaaaacaGCCTCACCACAGAGTTGGTAAAAGAAACCCCAGGAGAGACTGCTGAGCAGAACACAGAAGAGACCTCTAGAAACCAGGACGTAACAAAAAATCTGGGTTCAGTTCCAGAATCTTCTAGCAACACGTGCATAGCTMACAGTGACCCCTCTGGGGCCTGTGATGTCTCAGATATCAAAGGATTCGACAGAGAGCTGCCAAGAGAAGGTGGCACTGGTACATTACATGACATCTTAACACCCCTCTCCCTACAGCCTGTTCCACTGCCACCCCAAGACCTGTATCCAGGCCAAAATATCAGCCAGSAGCAGCTGTTGTGCCACACAGAAACAGCTATATTATGCGAGAGACACGCCAGAGTGGCGCCAAGGGAAGAAAAAGAGCGCTGGTTTGTGACCGTGAACGAAAGTCCAGCGCCTCACAGAGTGCATGCTGCCACYGCGGTGAGaaaaaaacgaagaaaaaaaaaaacttgtaggAATTCAGTCCCACGGGGCCACCACACCTCAGAGGGGCCAGACCCTCCCCCTGAGAGTGAGTCAGAGATAGATATAGACGTAATGGAGGAATCTAACGGACAGGAGACCATGAATGAGTTTAGTACCCAGTCATGCAATAAGTCAAAACCactgccagacacacacacgttgccAAATAATTTTCGTAGAGAAGTCCATATAGAGTTKCCCAAAATAAATGTAAGCTATTCAGAGTTACCCCCTCTCTTTTCAGCATTAAGCTCTTCATCATCATTCAGTGAAGAAGTGAATGTTTCTACAGAGTCGCCCCTTCAGAGGGATGACTCTACCGAGGCGCTCGACCCAGAGTCATCTATAGaagaaaacaaacaggaaaatTACAGCTCAGCCGTTGGCTTAAAAAGGTCAGTAGACCATCCATTATCCAAACTACAACACCTATTATTTGCACTTCACCGCTCTGAGTCTGTGTACTCGAATGAGGAAGGGGAACTATTTTACACCACCAGCACCAGCTATGATTCTGAAGAGTATGTCTCAGCCACAGAAATGGAGGATACTAACACACCTTCCAGTGAGATAGATTCCACTCTCTCCGCYTCTCTTTCCCTACAAACCCACACTGCTAATTCACAGCCACTAATTCAGGAAGACTGTCTAAATTGCCCCTTGTTGTCACAACGTGAAGGTTATGAAAACACAGCTGACCAGGCTTACATCGAGTCTGTCAGAACATGTCCCTCCACTGGTCACAGTAACAGTAACCCTATAATGTCAGAGGAAAGCTCAGTGCCGGCTGATTCAAACCCCAGCCCTGACTCCCACATGACTAATGAGACACCAGCACACAGAGTTGGTAAGCCACTTACAGTCTGGGAACATTCACCACAGACGAACACTTCAGAAGAtcaacctcctcttcctcttcccgaAGTAACAGTGACACCAACAGAAAACCCTGAAACATCGTATAATGCATCAGACCCCACTCGCCCAGTGTATGCCATCTCTGCtttttgggatgaaatggaaaaATTGACGATTAAAGACATCTTGCACCTCAGGGTATGCAGAAGCCCATCTCCCCCGAAGGAGACCCTCCATCCTCAGGAATCTGACAGTGCACGTGTTGATGTCACAGTCACAGACGCAGACATGCTGAACAGTTCCCTGACTGATATTGAGGAATACTATTCACAAGACAGCTCACTAATGGACACTTCCGATACTGCAGACTCTGACTATTTCACACACAACGATGACTCCCCCAAGCCAGACCGCTCGAGTTGCGAGTTCTCTACCTTCTCCGATTTTGACGAAGAGTACATGCCATTTTTCGGCACTAGCTCAATCCCCAGCCCTGAGCTTGGGAACTTCGAACGGAGAAGATCAGAGTCTCCCTGCTCAGGAGCCATCTCACAGGAGGATGAAACAGACTCCAGTACTGGCCTGGCCACTCCTGTTGACTGTGAGGAGCTTGCAGCACTATCCTCCTCCTCTGAAAACAGCATCCCCAACGAAGACAGCATCTCCAACACCAGCCTCCTCCCAGAAGCTACATGCCTGAAAAGGATCAGGAAGAGCAGAAGCATGCTCAACATTGTGCAAGATCTGGAGGTAGCTCAAGTAGAGACGCAGCTGAAAGACATGCACAATGCCCAAGCTCTGGATGTCGAGAAGCAACTGAAAGACATGTGCAATGYACAAGCAGCTCTGGAGGTCGACATGCAGCTGAAAGACGTGCACAATGTACAAGCTCTGGTGGCAGAGATGCAGCTAAAGGACGTGCCCATTGTACAAGGTCTGGATATAGAGATGAGGCCAAAAGACATGTGCAATGCCCAAACTCTGGAGGTCGAGATGGAGCTAAAGGACATGCTCGAGGAAGCCGAAAAGAGCTTATTTCTCAACAGCTGTCAGGACTTAGACATTGCGGAGAATCCTGTTCTTGCAGTGATTGATAGAATCAGCCGAATGCCCTTCCCAATTCTACCCAATACAGACATACTGGACGAGCGCTACAGAATCACCTTTCCAGAACTATACGAGTACCTGTTCACAGAGGATGTCCTCTCTGTCTACGAGTCCCTTATGTCTACGTCAGTGGCTGAGTGCTGTTATGAGTACTCTCTCTCTAAGTACGGAGCTGGAGTGTTATTCCCTCCCCTGGTCCAGCAGTCCCTGCATGGTGAAGGAGAACCAGTCCCCATCTTCTCCTGCTCTCGCTCGGCTGCACGAGACCTCAGGTCCCCCGAACTGGAAGATTTTCTCTTCCCACAACAAGACACATATCTCGAATCCGAGGAGGATGACTGCTCCCCTATCCGAGTGGTGACTCGCTCCGACATCCAGGCCAAAGAGGCTGCGTCCTTCTCCTCGTCCGCTTCTGCAGTCCCAGATGGTTACCCACCAAACACCcacttctacagccagagaggCTGGACAGGGAACTGGAAGAGCCTGCTCTCCCTGAGGAGGATCCGCTTCCCAGGAATGGGCAGCACTAGCAGTAGCTGGTGCTGGAGGTCYGGTGCCTGGATGTCTCCAGCTGTGGGTCAGGCTCAGAGGGCTTTGCCCCYTCCCATTACACCGAGCAGCCAAGCTGATACAATTGTCAATGAGGCAACMAGgatctcccctcctccacctgaGGTCATTCAACTCGGACACCAGATCTTCAGACAGCTTTCAGAGAAGCAGAGACGATTCAAAAGCCTACAGACAACCGTCTCAGTGTCAA AGAAAGATGGCATCCTCTTCTCACTGAAGCAGTCTGACATGTGTCTGGTCTGTATTGCCTTTGCCTCCTGGGTACTGAGGTCAGCAGATCCAATGGCTGCAGATACATGGAAAGCAG CTCTGCTGGCAAATGTGAGTGCCATATCTGCCATCCAGTATCTTCGGCGCTACGTGGTGAAGAGAAGGGAAGCTGGAGATCTGAATGATTCAACTGMAGATAAGGCATGA